TCCGATACGCGCTGTTGGGACTCGGGTGGTGGACCGTCGATGTCGCCCTGCCCGCGATCGCGGCCTCCGAGCTCGGTGAGGTGACTGTTCTCGTGAGCAGTTCTACGGACAAAGCCGAGCGAATCGCTGCGGAGAACGACGTCCCTCGGGGCATCAGCTACGAGGAGTACCACGACGGCGTCGCAACCGACGCGTACGACGCTGTGTACGTCGGAACTCCGAACGCGTACCACCTCGAATACGTCGAAACGGCGGCTGCACACGGAAAGGACGTGCTCTGTGAGAAGCCGATGGAGAGCACGGTCGAACGGGCCCAGCGGATGGTCGAAAGCTGTGCCGCCGCTGGCACCGAACTGATGATCGGCTACCGGATGCACACCGACCCAGCTGTCCAACGCGCGCGCGAACTCATCGAAGACGGATTTCTCGGGGAACCGGTTTCCGTCCGCGGCCACAACAGCCAGCCTTTGTTAGAAATGATTCCAGACCCGGATCAGTGGCGGCTCGATCCCGACCGAACCGGGTACGGAACCACGGTGATGGATCTTGGGATCTACTCGATCAACACGACGCGCTTTCTGCTGGACCGCGACCCCATCGCCGTCCAGTCCCGAATGGCTTCGACCCACGACGCGTTCGACGATGTTCCCGACGAACGGTCCGCCTCACTCCTCGCTTTCGAGGACTGTGAGATGGTCTCGACCGCGAGTCAGAACGCTCACGAGGATACCCGTCTCACGATCACCGGAACGCACGGACAGATCGAACTCAGGCCGGCCTTTCACGGGGAGTGTGGATTACATCTTTCCCGAAACGATCTCTCGATCGATGTGACCCACGAAACGTTCGACGCCGAACGGGAGACGACAGAACTGTTCGAGTATTTCTCTGACAGACTGCTCAGCGACGGTGATATCTATCCCGACGGCCGCCACGGACTCATGGATATGCGCATCATCGAGGCGATCTACGAGGCCGGAGAAACCGGAGACGTGATCGAGCTGTAACACGCAACATCGCGTCTCACGGGCCCTGAGCGGAGCAACGACCCGCCAATGGATGGTACGGATATCTCTATAACAATTCCCACAATGATGAACTTCTGATAGCAGTTGGTCGCACCGAGATCGGAGTAATTCGTGGAAAACTATGCTATCTACGCTCGTTCGTCGGGTTCAGCTCATACCTACCGTTAACGGTGCTGTATCTCTGTTCCGACAATGGTGGATACATGCTGATGGAGCAGTAGGGGCTGAGGCGTCAAACACCGTTGCTACGGACCAGCGATCCACCGATTGGGCGATGATCGCGAACGCCGACCCGCTTACAGCAGTACCCATGTAAGGAACACCAGTCCTCACCACGATGATGGACGACTACTAGCACGTTTTTCCCTCGCCTTACCATCATACAGTTGATATCAATGTGCAATTACTATACTCTATCGTTAGGGATATATATAGTACCAAATGTCATTATTAACGTTTGTGATAACGATGAACTCGGTCAAAGCGTACGTTCATACGTCTAATCGCCTTCTGTAGGAACAGACGTATCTTATCTTCGCTCTTATCTTTTCTCATCATAACGTATCTCCAACTATCGGATTATAATTAATTGTACACCAATCGTTTATGGTTATGAACGGTTGACATCCCATTATTATTAGCTGATGACAATGCATATGTGACTACAATTATATTCACTAACATATCGTCAGATACGTTCAAAACGTCACAATGTAGTGCTCGATCGTTTTCACCACATTTATCATCCGTGGTGCTCGTGTCGAGAATACGAATGGTCGCCATCGAAACCACGGCCCTCACGAAGCAGTTCGAAGATGTCACTGCTGTTGAAGAGTTGAATCTTCGGATCGAGGAAGGAGAGATATTCGGGTTTCTCGGACCGAACGGTGCCGGGAAATCGACGACGATCAACATGCTACTGGATTTTCACCGTCCGACATCGGGATCAGCGACCGTGCTTGGATACGATGCACAGGACGAAACCGACGCGATCCGACGCCGGGTAGGCGTCCTTCCGGAGGGAATAGAGCTGTACGGCCGGCTCACGGCCCGCGAGCACCTTGAGCTGTGTGTTCAGATGAAAGACGCCGCTGACGATCCCGACGCCGTGTTGGATCGTGTTGGATTGAACGACGCCGGGGATCGTCCGGTGAGTGGGTTCTCGAAGGGAATGGCCCAGCGGCTCGCGCTGGGAATCGCGTTGATCGGATCACCAGATCTCCTCATTCTCGACGAGCCGACGTCCGGACTGGATCCTAACGGCATTCAGGAGTTCCGCGAACTCCTCCGTGCAGAGGCCGAATCGGGAACGACCATCTTCTTTTCGAGTCACGTTCTCTCGGAAGTCGAAGCGGTTTGTGACCGGGTGGGCATCATGAACGAGGGAACTCTCGTGGCGCTCGACACGATCGACAACCTTCGAGAACACGCTGGTTCGGGTGGCATTGTCGATCTCACCCTCGAATCCGTGCCCGAGGATCTCTCGCTCGGACAACTTGAGGGAGTCTCAGATGTTACGATCGACGGCACTGACCTCCATGCCGTCTGTACGACCCCCCAAGCGAAGGTAGACGTGATTCGCCGCGTAGATCGGGTAGCAACGGTCACCGGGATCGTTGTCGAGGAGACGTCGCTCGAAGACCTGTTTAACGAGTACACCAACGGTGAACGAGGGGCGTCCGGAGAAACGGAAGCCTCCGCGGAGGTGATCGCATGAGCTTCGTCGGCGTCGTCCGGAAGGACCTCCTAGATGTCCGGCGATCCAACCTCATCCGGGGGATCGGACTGTTGTATCTCGCCTTCACCGTGTTGTTCTTCTGGGGAACTGGTAGCTCGGGGGATCCGGATATGTATCTCTCGTTGTGGTCGATGATCGCGATCGCCGTCCTCATCGTACCCCTGATCGCACTCGTGGCAGCGTATCTCTCAGTGGCCGGTGAGCGCCAAAGCGGCAATCTCAAATTCCTACTATCGTATCCGAACAGCCGTCGTGACGTCGTCCTCGGAAAACTCATCGCCCGCTCGATCGTCGTTGGTGGTGCGATCACATTCGCTTACGCGGTCGGACTGGCGTTAGCGCTCTACTACTATTCGGACGTCGTCATCGGTGATTTCATCGCTTTCGTCGGATTGACGCTGCTGTACGCCGTCGTCTACGTGAGTATTGCTGTGGGGTTATCCGCTGCCACTAGCACTCGATCCAGAGCGATGGGTGGGGCCATCGGAGTGTGGTTTTTCCTGAACGTGTTCTGGAACGCCTTCCCGATCAATCCGAACACCATCATCGAGTTCGTTGCCAATCGGCTCGGAACGTCCGTCTCACAGAACCTCAAGGATCTCGTCTGGTCGCTCAGCCCGACCGGCGCGTACATGAATTCGATGCAGTTGGTGTTTCCCGACTCCGTTGCCAAACAGACTGGACAGGACGCGTGGATCGATCCGAACGCTCCATTTTACCTTGATGGCTGGTTTATGCTGGTAATCCTCGTGGCATGGCTTCTCGTCCCTCCCCTATTGGGATACTGGCGGTTCCAGCGCGCTGA
The sequence above is drawn from the Halocatena salina genome and encodes:
- the gfo6 gene encoding D-xylose 1-dehydrogenase Gfo6, translated to MIDWIDSYETRRWQSTTEGTVRYALLGLGWWTVDVALPAIAASELGEVTVLVSSSTDKAERIAAENDVPRGISYEEYHDGVATDAYDAVYVGTPNAYHLEYVETAAAHGKDVLCEKPMESTVERAQRMVESCAAAGTELMIGYRMHTDPAVQRARELIEDGFLGEPVSVRGHNSQPLLEMIPDPDQWRLDPDRTGYGTTVMDLGIYSINTTRFLLDRDPIAVQSRMASTHDAFDDVPDERSASLLAFEDCEMVSTASQNAHEDTRLTITGTHGQIELRPAFHGECGLHLSRNDLSIDVTHETFDAERETTELFEYFSDRLLSDGDIYPDGRHGLMDMRIIEAIYEAGETGDVIEL
- a CDS encoding ABC transporter ATP-binding protein translates to MVAIETTALTKQFEDVTAVEELNLRIEEGEIFGFLGPNGAGKSTTINMLLDFHRPTSGSATVLGYDAQDETDAIRRRVGVLPEGIELYGRLTAREHLELCVQMKDAADDPDAVLDRVGLNDAGDRPVSGFSKGMAQRLALGIALIGSPDLLILDEPTSGLDPNGIQEFRELLRAEAESGTTIFFSSHVLSEVEAVCDRVGIMNEGTLVALDTIDNLREHAGSGGIVDLTLESVPEDLSLGQLEGVSDVTIDGTDLHAVCTTPQAKVDVIRRVDRVATVTGIVVEETSLEDLFNEYTNGERGASGETEASAEVIA
- a CDS encoding ABC transporter permease, with translation MSFVGVVRKDLLDVRRSNLIRGIGLLYLAFTVLFFWGTGSSGDPDMYLSLWSMIAIAVLIVPLIALVAAYLSVAGERQSGNLKFLLSYPNSRRDVVLGKLIARSIVVGGAITFAYAVGLALALYYYSDVVIGDFIAFVGLTLLYAVVYVSIAVGLSAATSTRSRAMGGAIGVWFFLNVFWNAFPINPNTIIEFVANRLGTSVSQNLKDLVWSLSPTGAYMNSMQLVFPDSVAKQTGQDAWIDPNAPFYLDGWFMLVILVAWLLVPPLLGYWRFQRADLG